A region of the Gammaproteobacteria bacterium genome:
GTGCGAATCGACATGTCCGAATTTATGGAAAAACACTCTGTGGCTCGCCTGATTGGAGCTCCTCCGGGTTATGTCGGTTATGAGCAGGGCGGTTATCTGACAGAAGCAGTTCGTCGCAGACCCTATTCTGTGATTCTGCTGGATGAAGTCGAAAAAGCTCATCACGATGTGTTTAATATTTTGCTGCAAGTATTGGACGACGGACGATTAACCGATGGACAAGGTCGTACTGTTGACTTTAAAAATACTGTGATTATCATGACCTCCAATTTGGGTTCGGATATCATTCAGGAAAAAATCAATCACGCTTATGCGGATATAAAATCTTCGGTGATGGAAGTGGTCGGCAGACATTTCAGACCCGAATTTATCAACCGTGTGGATGACATAGTCGTATTCCATCCATTAAGCAAAGATAATATTCGTAAAATTGCCGCTTTACAAATCAAATCTCTGGCAAAACGTCTGTTCACCCGTGACATTAAACTTAATGTCACAAAAGAGGCGTTAGATTACATCGGCGAACTCGGTTACGACCCGGTTTACGGAGCCAGACCACTGAAACGCGCCATCCAGGATGCTTTGGAGAATCCATTATCAAAAGCTCTGTTATCCGGGCAATTTAACAACGGTGACTCCATCGAAGCTATTCTCGAAAATGGTCAGATAATTTTTATTAAAGAATAGTCAATTACAAAACTAAAATGACAAGGGGCACTTATTGTGTCCCTTGTTATAAACATAAAATCAACTCATATTGTTGGTTATTTTGGAGAATAAACAGTTTTGCAATATGAGTTGAGTTGCCTTTGATGTTAATCAAAACTATTTTTGAAGATAATATCGTTGTTGCCTGTACCCTTGAGTCTTGCTACTGCAATTTTTTCGACTGCGTTATTGTTAGTAGCAGTACCTGTCAATAGCACATTATCATTTGGGTCTATTGTTACAGCATACGCAGAATTAACAATCTGAGCTCCTACTCCATTAAAGGTAATATCTGATCTGCCATTTCCATAGACACCAAAGTTGTTGTCTATGGAGTAACTGCTTGTTCCGTTTGTTACACTAATCGAGTTCAACTGCATCACTCCCATGTTGATGTAAGACACATCATCAGGATAAATATTACCTGTTAATACAAGTTTGAAATCAGGGTCGGTAAATACTGCATCCCTACACGAAGAGTTTTTGCTCAAGTTTGGATTAAGATTAAAATTAAAAATATCCCCCACCGGTTCACCGGCATTGGTATCTTCTGTATTGATATAGGTAATTGCGCAGTCATCATCTTGGCTCCCCATATGATTGTCATACCCTACAAATATGAACTCATCGGAGCCTGGTTTTTTTATTGCATTATTAACAAATGAATCCCTACTGTCATTGTAAACATATTTTCCATCACTTGAAAAACTGGTATCTAGACTTCCGTTAAAGTTCATTTTTATAATAACAGGTGATTCGGAATGATCGTTCTCATCAACACTTCCTAATATCCAGAACCCATGAAGTATTTTATAAGCTCTGGAACTATTCCCCATGTCAATAATTAACTTGCCGTTAGTGCCAAATCCTGTATCTAATGAACCATCACTTGCAAGAATCTTTGTTACTGAAATGTCGGTACCACTGGAACTGTTGGCTGCATAACCGGCAATATAGATAGAACCACCCGTATAAATCGCTGAGAAAGCAACATCCTCATCGGTTCCTCCGTTATCGAAAGCAATTGTTTTTTGACCATTTGTGCCAAAACTTAGAACTGGATTACCAGATGAATCCAGCTTAGCAACAGCAAAATCAGTATCATCATTGTTGAAATGAGCATATCCAATTGCATATATATTGCCGGAATCATCGACTGAAATATCATGAAGAAAGTCTTTATGTGTTTCCGTCCCTCTGTTAAAAGCGATGATTTCTGTTCCGCTAAAACCAAAACTGGTATCAATGTTTCCATTATGCAATATTTTAGTAATGAATATATCGGTAGTGTCTTCATTTGTATGATAAGCATGACCGCCAACGAGCATAGCAGGGTCGCCACTCCCCGAATAGGAATAAATGGCTGTACCAAACTCATTGCCTTCACCCATGGGTGGAATAGTTCCAAGATTTTGTTCTATCAGAACCCTGCCATCACTATCAAAAGTTTGATCCATGGTTCCTGCACCTTGCTGAGCATAAGATATTGTTGCACTTAGTAATGACAAACTAAAAATTAAATGTTTCATGTTTATTCTCCAATCAGTTTAAAAACTGTTTTCAATTATGAAAAATATGAAAAATTCTTGCTCGACATTTACTCGATTTCATCTCGACAACTTAACGACAAGCGATAAAAACCTGTGATATACTGCAAAACGATTCAGTTTTTGATGGGAGAGAAGAAGCCAATGACACATTCTTATACTTTTTTTGATTTCATTCTGAAACCGGAAGAATTAAGCTTGTATCATAGAAATAATCGCTTAGAACTCGGCTTAAAAGGCTACAAACTGCTTGTAACTTTAGTTGAGAACCATAACAAATTAGTACCCAAAGATGATTTGATTGCATCAGCTTGGGACAATCAAATTGTCACCGACGGCACTCTCAGTAAACAAATTGAACGAATCAGGCAGGCATTATCCGATCATCACCCGGATGAAGTGTTTATTGAAACTGTTCGAGGAATTGGTTATAAATTCATCCCCAAAGTCACAGAAATTAAAGACCGGCGAAACGAACTAAAAAAGTGGAAAAAAACCATTGCCTCAGTCAGTTTGATTCCTTTGATTGTATTATTGTATTTTTACCCTTTTGGTTCCAATCAACAACCGGAACACAGCATTCAAAGTAAACCTTTCAATTTGGCGGTCATTCCATCAGCTCAGGGGGATGAATTTATCAAAATCGGGGGTATTTCCTATTTATCAAATTTACTGGATAAAAACCCGCAGATTCTATCACTCTCACCTCAATCAACATGGTTCACTCAAACGGATAAGCAAAAGGTGGCCATTGAATTACAAGATAGCAAACAACTGGACTATATTTTATTGGTTGATTTGACGGAAATAGACGATAAAAAAATTACCCAGTTGCAACTTAAAAATTACAAAGACATTGATATTAAGAAAGAAATAACAACCAGTGATTACAAGGCTCTTTTTTCTCAAACTAACAACTGGGTCAGAGAACAACTCAAAATAAACAAGCAGGACACTAACTCTGATTTCAATAGAAATTTATCTGATGACAGTTTTGCTTTGGAAAGTTTTTTGCGGGGATTAAAAGAAAGTACAAACAGAAACTACAGCAAAGCCATCGATTATTTTCAAACGGCCATTAACCAAGATTCAGCCTTTGATTTGGCCTGGATTCGCATGGCAGAAGCACAGATTTTATCCTCTGATTACAACTCCGCATCAGCAATTTTAGATGTTCTTTCAGTTAAAAATGTCCAGGATGAAGAACTAAATCTTTGGATACAATCCCTTAAAGCCAATGTATTGGTTTATTCCGAGCAATCTTCTGAAGCTGAAGCACTGATTGAATCAGCTCTAATATTGGCTGACAAATTGAAAAACACCAAAATCACTGAAAAACTGTTGTATCTGCAAGCAACTATTTTCTTACAAAAAAGTGAGTTTGACAAAGCGATAGACAGCACATTGAAACAACGAAAACTTCTTGAGAAAAACAACAATGACAAGAGCCGTATTTCGCGAGTTGACAATAATCTGGGCTAT
Encoded here:
- a CDS encoding winged helix-turn-helix domain-containing protein; the encoded protein is MTHSYTFFDFILKPEELSLYHRNNRLELGLKGYKLLVTLVENHNKLVPKDDLIASAWDNQIVTDGTLSKQIERIRQALSDHHPDEVFIETVRGIGYKFIPKVTEIKDRRNELKKWKKTIASVSLIPLIVLLYFYPFGSNQQPEHSIQSKPFNLAVIPSAQGDEFIKIGGISYLSNLLDKNPQILSLSPQSTWFTQTDKQKVAIELQDSKQLDYILLVDLTEIDDKKITQLQLKNYKDIDIKKEITTSDYKALFSQTNNWVREQLKINKQDTNSDFNRNLSDDSFALESFLRGLKESTNRNYSKAIDYFQTAINQDSAFDLAWIRMAEAQILSSDYNSASAILDVLSVKNVQDEELNLWIQSLKANVLVYSEQSSEAEALIESALILADKLKNTKITEKLLYLQATIFLQKSEFDKAIDSTLKQRKLLEKNNNDKSRISRVDNNLGYLYNYAKDYINAEKYIRLALTDFEKDNHISGMFSSYITLAGTLYQQAKFEQEEFYINKAEGLLDLVENKRLTLAFFETKAYLQIEMGKHTELSETISEIEKLSLELKTDEPQILAHGVKLELATRKSDIEKIKLLIPVVDEFAEKIKTTQPIIQTQMLFKLIDSTLLTDDKELTDRYFSELKTISEEQTNWLEETQYLQAIFFLERENIEEVQNLLQTLLSDCLRKKHHLNALKYSEKLLELAVKNSDFTEVEKVLNQISPIKPMIYPFPKFNAQLAAHKEDYFQAASLMQELRNTSNEWWNIEDQLLLESYLNEVKKQ